Proteins encoded together in one Lathyrus oleraceus cultivar Zhongwan6 chromosome 5, CAAS_Psat_ZW6_1.0, whole genome shotgun sequence window:
- the LOC127085551 gene encoding uncharacterized protein LOC127085551 codes for MGSVDRDDNRIFEANFSTDGSKKLGEIVKEKLKEFMGEYSDDTFVEYVIVLLRNGKSKEQAKTELDVFLADKSDAFVCWLWDHLHLNLALYVKPKKLQDEAPKRKLTSEIETRSDSNSKLERGNSNKFSRTRHNKDWKGLVRGAAEARLEEQVQPKVDHSPRSPSPKPEPAVQRKRGRADEKHRTKRDVASQVNVAASRRLLQFAVRDAVGTSRTTNLGTSVEPSLKRLRSVVSTSSGDSSLVEHHQRVQSTARVPNAMATVIKAVAEAAEDVKSKSSGSVFDRLGCGMDSSADNSQLNHQQQEKNQSMYLQRPDYDRQFASDTTMIEHETGFPSDSNSDNDSNSDDEGRHNLNVIGRGVTGTSQISSSVGNRGSDSLMEQYSVAKYAGDSLRLNQNREPDQSAAARNTSRKIVNISVNVNTWKPEQYQEPRVVTEFNGHKTLNNETGDPRSNVQLVKENTQAMKISNGNVNIAPDVQKESNKAHCTTGSSVAGRPSEDVDSRTIFVSNVHFAATKDGLSRHFNKFGEVSKVIIVTDAATGQPKGAALVEFMLKEAADNALSLDGTSFMSRLLKVVKKSAAHQESAPTTTWPRVVRGSSFPTARFPRPPFARGMPGSFRPRPPMKLGARSMQWKRGAQTNPADSGSSLNTGNFTMPATRGLTYIRTQSKPEA; via the exons ATGGGGAGTGTTGATCGAGATGATAATCGGATTTTCGAGGCTAATTTTAGTACCGATGGTTCGAAGAAGTTGGGAGAAATTGTGAAGGAGAAGCTTAAGGAATTCATGGGTGAATACTCGGATGATACTTTTGTG GAGTATGTTATTGTGTTATTGAGGAATGGTAAGAGTAAAGAACAAGCAAAGACTGAGTTGGATGTTTTTTTGGCAGATAAAAGTGATGCTTTCGTTTGTTG GTTGTGGGATCATCTACATTTGAATTTAGCTTTGTATGTAAAACCAAAAAAATTGCAGGATGAAGCTCCCAAAAGGAAGCTTACATCTGAAATTGAAACTAGGAGTGATTCGAATTCAAAGTTAGAAAGAGGAAATTCTAATAAGTTTTCTAGAACTCGGCATAACAAAGATTGGAAAGGTTTGGTGAGGGGAGCAGCTGAAGCACGTTTAGAGGAACAAGTCCAACCAAAAGTTGATCATAGTCCAAGGTCACCATCTCCTAAACCTGAACCCGCAGTTCAGAGAAAAAGGGGCCGAGCTGATGAAAAACATAGGACAAAG CGGGATGTTGCCTCACAAGTAAATGTTGCAGCATCTCGACGGCTGCTTCAGTTTGCAGTTCGAGATGCAGTGGGTACTTCAAGGACAACCAATCTTGGAACATCAGTGGAGCCTTCCTTAAAACGTCTTCGATCTGTAGTTTCTACATCCTCCGGTGATTCATCTCTGGTTGAACATCATCAGCGTGTGCAATCCACTGCCCGGGTGCCAAATGCAATGGCTACAGTGATTAAGGCTGTGGCGGAAGCTGCAGAGGATGTGAAGTCCAAATCCTCAGGAAGTGTATTTGATAGACTTGGTTGTGGTATGGATTCATCAGCCGATAACAGCCAACTTAATCATCAACAGCAGGAGAAAAATCAATCAATGTATCTTCAAAGACCTGATTACGATCGACAATTTGCTTCAGATACCACTATGATTGAACATGAAACTGGTTTTCCTTCTGATTCTAATTCAGATAATGATTCTAATTCAGATGATGAAGGGCGTCATAATTTAAATGTCATAGGCCGTGGGGTGACGGGAACTTCTCAGATCAGCTCCTCTGTTGGAAACAGGGGCAGTGATTCACTCATGGAGCAGTATAGCGTAGCAAAATATGCTGGTGATAGTTTGCGTCTAAATCAGAATCGAGAACCAGACCAATCTGCTGCTGCACGCAACACTTCCCGTAAAATAGTGAACATTTCTGTTAATGTAAATACTTGGAAGCCGGAGCAGTATCAGGAACCAAGAGTGGTTACAGAATTTAATGGTCATAAAACTTTAAACAATGAAACTGGAGATCCCAGATCTAACGTGCAACTGGTGAAGGAGAATACACAAGCTATGAAAATTAGTAATGGAAAT GTAAACATTGCTCCTGATGTTCAGAAAGAGTCCAACAAGGCACACTGTACTACTG GTTCTAGTGTTGCTGGTCGTCCTTCAGAAGATGTGGATTCCAGAACCATTTTTGTTAGCAAT GTTCATTTTGCTGCTACTAAAGATGGCCTGTCTCGGCATTTTAATAAGTTTGGGGAAGTGTCGAAAGTGATCATAGTTACTGATGCTGCAACTGGGCAGCCAAAAGG GGCGGCTTTGGTGGAGTTCATGCTAAAAGAAGCAGCAGATAATGCACTATCGCTAGATGGCACTTCTTTCATGTCACGACTTCTCAAG GTTGTAAAGAAAAGTGCTGCCCATCAAGAATCTGCTCCAACCACGACATGGCCACGAGTTGTTAGGGGATCTTCGTTTCCTACTGCTAGGTTTCCCAGACCACCCTTTGCAAGAGGTATGCCTGGTTCATTTAGACCCCGGCCCCCAATGAAGCTGGGTGCAAGAAGCATGCAATGGAAGCGAGGAGCTCAGACTAATCCAGCCGACAGTGGTTCATCATTGAATACCGGCAATTTTACCATGCCTGCTACTCGTGGTCTCACCTACATTAGAACACAATCTAAGCCAGAAGCCTGA
- the LOC127085552 gene encoding thylakoid lumenal 19 kDa protein, chloroplastic, with amino-acid sequence MATIFSSPPPIFSSSSTATTTTTTTTISKPLISFKHQHPLLSTTLTAATAAAIATILTTSPPSIAAESSPSPPYNLYYGTAASASNYGGYGGNSNKKDSAEYIYDVPEGWKERLISKVEKGTNGTDSEFYNPKKKTEKEYLTYLSGFRQLAPKDAVLNNLALSDVNLQDIIGTADNVSSEEVRDEKGQVYYVYEIDGVGYHSLISVTCANNKLYAHFVNAPTPEWNRDKDVLTHVHKSFKTVG; translated from the coding sequence ATGGCCACCATTTTCTCATCACCACCACCCATTTTCTCCTCCTCCTCCACcgccaccaccaccaccacaaccACCACCATATCAAAACCACTCATCTCTTTCAAACACCAACACCCATTGCTATCCACCACCTTAACAGCAGCCACAGCAGCAGCCATAGCCACCATTCTCACAACATCCCCACCCTCCATAGCAGCAGAATCATCACCTTCACCTCCCTACAATCTCTACTACGGAACCGCCGCAAGCGCCTCAAACTACGGCGGATACGGCGGCAACTCAAACAAGAAAGACTCAGCCGAATACATCTACGACGTTCCAGAAGGCTGGAAGGAGCGCTTGATCTCGAAAGTCGAAAAGGGAACAAATGGAACAGACAGTGAATTCTATAACCCAAAGAAGAAAACAGAGAAAGAGTATTTAACTTACCTTTCTGGGTTTCGTCAGTTAGCACCAAAAGATGCTGTTTTGAACAACTTGGCTCTTTCTGATGTGAATTTGCAGGATATTATTGGTACTGCTGATAATGTGAGTTCTGAGGAAGTGAGAGATGAAAAGGGTCAAGTTTATTATGTTTATGAGATTGATGGTGTTGGTTATCATAGTTTGATTTCTGTTACTTGTGCTAATAACAAGCTTTATGCTCATTTTGTTAATGCGCCTACTCCTGAGTGGAATAGGGATAAGGATGTTCTTACTCATGTTCATAAGTCTTTTAAGACTGTTGGGTAA